The Phycisphaerae bacterium sequence AGGGAGGACCGCCCCCTTCCGAGCCGCCAATCTGACCATGCGTGCCTCATTGCGCCGAGCGAAATCAGGTCAACTTGCGGAGTCCGCCATCCGTTTCGGCGATCGATTCGTAGGCGGATCCGTGGATTAAACCGTCGACGGTGGTAGGCGCATCATCCGTTTTGAACAAAACTTAGAGGCATTCGATGCTGCAACGGGCTGATGCAAATGCCAGGGCGCAAAGAACTCCCCAAGACGGTAATGCGTCGCCTTGGCACTCAAGCAAGTTCGGTTTTTGTACAGACGCTGGGAACCTGCCTTTCGGTTTGATGGCTCAATAGTCTCCGCAGGCCAGACTTGGACAGCTCAAGCCCGAGTCCAATGCGACCGACTCCGCGACGTGTTGGGCGCGGAAGAAGTCGCGATCTCGGCCGATCCAGCCGAAGATCAAATCGCTCCGTGAGACGACATCCGGGTTTCCACCCATTCGCGGGCGTGGCAGATTGTTCCCGCGCGCGCCCCCACTTTCTACCACGTTCAGGGGTTTACTCCCGACGTCTCGATCACCCCAGGCCGCGCACAACCGCTCTCTGATCGCCATCTCCGGTCGCGGGCGCGTTCATGGCATTGTGTTCATGGCATTTGAACCAATGCGGCTGAGCCTGAACACGGCGCACTTTTTGCGCATGGGGTTTCTGCAGGCACGATTCATTTGCTGACCAAGATCGCCGAGCCCCATCTGTGGGGCGAACAAATCCCGAAAGAAAAAAAGAAAAAAAACGCGCGATTATTCTCCAAAAAGGACTTGCAATCGAGTGGGTCCATGTGTTATGTATTCCCATCATTGAGCATCGAAATGGATTGATGTGGGTGACGAGTACATCGCGGGTTTCATGATTTTCACCGGGACCTACGAGCTTGTGGTTGATCCGAAAAACCGTCTGTCGATCCCTGCCAGTATTCGATCCCAAATGGACCCCGAGAAGGACGGAACGCGTTTCTATCTGGTGCCTGGCAGTCGCCGAGGAACGTTGGCCTTATACGCTGATCGCTACTTTGAGCAGTATGCCGAGACCTACCACGCTTCATTGACGGCCAACGATGAGAAGGAGGATTTCGAGCAGGTCTTCTACGCAATGGCCACCCTGCTAGACATCGACAGGCAAGGTCGGGTGGTCTTGCCCCAAAGGGCTCTGGAATACACGGGCCTTGGGAGGAAAGTCACGCTGGCCGGTCAGCGGGATCACTTGGTGATCTGGAATCGGGAGCAGTTTGGACGCTTTATTGAAGAGAACTGGAGTCGCTACCCCGATCTGCTGCGACAGGCAAGACTGAAAACAGAGGTAAGCAAGCTCAACGGTGCGCGTTGAGGATTGCGAACCTTGAAAGTAGGCCGGTCGAATGAAGGCCGGGTCATTGGCGAGAGCGAGGGAACGGTCAGGGAAGGGGGTTCGACAGGCGCGGATCGGATCCTCTTCCCGACCAGCCCATAATCATTAAAGACGGGGACGTCGGGATTTCCTGAACGAGGTCTCTGTGGGAGTCGCAGCGAGTGGAACAAGCGGCTGGATGGTTAGTGGGGGCGCGATCAGTCGTCGTGTGAGATGTGGGTCGCGCTTGAGCCTGAGGGATTCAGCAGCGGAAGCGAACGGAGTCGCCGGGCTGAGCACACTCCCTGATTGTCGGATCGGTTTCCACTGGCAGTTGCGGCTAGCGTCAGGGGGCGGGCATTGTTTTTCGCGGGGCCATCCAAGACCGGACCCGAGGACGCGGACGGGTCGGCGGTGGCCCAGAGATGCGAGAAACCTGTGCTCGCGCAACCCTCGGAAGACGCGGCCAATACCGTCAGCGATCAGGGAGTACGGGTACGGGTCGCCAGGGAGGTGTGACCGTGCCCTCTTGATGCAAGATTGGGAGGAATCAACCCATATCCGGCGTCGGGGTGCGGGCTGGTCGTGAATCGCGATCAGATCGAGCATGAACCCGTGTTATGTGGGCCCCTGATGGCATGGACGGCCCCCAGACCCGGCGAGATCGTTGTGGACGCCACCGTGGGCCATGGCGGCCATGCTTGCCTGCTGGCGCGGGCGATCGGTCCGGCCGGCCGGCTGATCGCACTGGACGTTGACGCCTACAACTTGGGCAGGGCCAAGGCCAGGCTCGAACGCGCGGGTTTGGCCGGGGGCGGCCCCCATATCGATCTGATCCGCGACAACTTCGCAAACCTGGGTGATGTGCTGGATCGGCTTGGCGTCGATAGAGTGGATGTCATCGTTGTCGACCTCGGTGTCAGTACTGATCAACTGCTCGGCGGGGGGCGCGGCCTGACCTTCGCGGAGTCGGAACCGTTGGACATGCGGCTGGATGATCGGCTGACCATCACCGCAGCCGACCTGATTAACTCGTTGAGCGAGCGCGAATTGGCCGATCTAATCTATAGTCACAGCCAGGAACGTCGTAGCCGACGAATAGCAAGGCGAATCTGTCAGGCGCGTCGCGACGGACCGATTCGGACCACCGCCGAGCTTGTGAGAATCGTCTGCTCGGCGCTGGGCGTGTCGGTGCACTCGCGCCCCGGAAGGCTGCACCCGGCAACGCGAACCTTCATGGCGTTACGGATGGCGGTGAATCGGGAGACCGAGAATCTCACAACCTTGTTGAAGCTGGCGCCGACGCGGCTGTCGCCCGGCGGAAGAATCGCCGTGATCAGTTTTCACAGCGGCGAAGACCGGCTGGTCAAGAGAGACTTTCTTGCACGGCAGCGACTTGGCGTGTATGAAGTAAGAACGAAGAAGCCGATCCGTCCTTCGGACGAAGAGGTAAACTTCAACCCCCGGTCGCGCAGCGCGAAACTTCGCGTCGCCGTGCGTACCGCAGATGTGCAGAACGTGGCCTGACTGAACGTCGCCGGCGCGGGCGGCTTGAGGTCGGCGTGGGGGAATGACGCCTGGGATATCGCTGTCTGTATCGTGGCCGGCCTGCATGCGTTGGCCGTGCCGCAACGACGAAGCGTGAGCGGTTTGCGACCGTTGCCGGCGCCTCGCAATCCGTTGTTCAAGGACGGGTTCTTCACGTTTGACACGGAGGTTTCGATGACTCGCGAGACGAAAATCGGGCTGCTGATGGGTCTGGGCTTCATCGTGGTCTTTGCGGTGTTGCTGTTGCAGACCGGCAATCATCCACCGAGCGGCGATCTCCAGATGATGTTGTCGCGGCACGGCAACTCGGCCGCCAGTCGGCCTGAGACGCTTGCTCGGCTGCCCGAACCGATCATTCCGCGAAGCACGGCCACGAGCCCGGCTGTGTCTACGGGGGAGCATGTTGCGGAGTCACTGACTCGGGCAACGGAACCGTGGAATAGGGGGCTGCCGAACCCCGCGGTCTTTAACGCCAAGCCGGACTATCGTGAGCTGGGGCCCGGCAGCTCTGAGCTGACCGAGGCTCTAATGCCCCAACCGCGGGTCGGGCCGGATGCCCCGACGGTCGCGCCGGTTCGCGTCGCTCCGACGAATGACGTGACACCTTTGTCCCGACCGGACGGGCCGAAACCATCGCCCGAGCCGGACCCGCCCAAAACGCCTCCCGAGGTGCAACGATCTCAAACATCGCCTTCGCTTCCGGTTGACCGTTTGCCTGTCACGAGTGAGTTGACCGTGCCTGCCACCTACGTGGTACAAAAGGGCGACAACCTCATGAGGATTGCCAGGAAGCACTACAACAGCCAGTCCACCGAGGTTGTGGACTTTCTTTTGAAATCGAACCGCGACAGGATCCGCGACCGGCACGTCGTGCAGACAGGCCAAACCCTCCTGATTCCCGTGCTACCCGTGAACCTCAGGAACGGCTCCATGGACAGCGATGTAACGGTCGGTCGCAGTCCGGTTCGCCCTGAGGACCCGGGCTCATCATCACCCGATTCGGAGGGCAGCACGGGGCTTCGGCTGCTTCACGCCGAACGGGTTGTTCCCCCGCCGGAGAAGCTGCTTGACGCCTACCAGAGGAAGGGCAACGCGGAGGTGATGGCGAAGGCACGCACGGTGCCGGATGCCGTGGACAAGCCGAAGGACGCTCGCAACACCGGTGACCACGATTCTCTGGCATCTGCAACGGGCAACAAGGCCAAATCCGAGCAGGGCAACGAGCCCAAAGCCTCCTCGGGGGAGAAACGGTCGATTTCCTCGGAGAAGTCGGATGATCGCAGTTATCGCTGGTACACCATTCGGCCGAGAGATACCCTGGCCCTGATTGCCAGCAAGGAACTGGGCGGATCGGCAAACTGGGAAGAAATCGTCAAACTCAACAAGAACATCAATCCGGCGAAGCTGAAAGTCGGCGACAGGATTCGCCTGCCTGAGCGCAAGCCGACCTCGGATTCGTCGAAACGGTCGTCGACATGACCATTCCCCGGATGATCGGTCTTCTGATCGGCCTGACCATGATCGGTCTGGCGGTGGTGAGTGCACGGGTCGAGCGAGCCCGGCACGATCGACGTCTTCAGGAGCTGCAAATCGAGCAGGCCCGGGTCAACGAACGTATTTCTCAGCAGGAAATGGATCTGGCCAGGCTGAAATCGCCCGAGATGATCCGCCAGCGGGCGGCAGAACTTGGTTTGCTCGAAGAAGCTCAGAAGAGCGGACAGAAAAACTCCGGCATGATGCCGGGAACACCGGGCCGACGCTGACGGAACGTAGGAGGTTGCTCCGTGGGATCGGCAGCCGCACAACGAATGCGGGTCGCACAGTGGATCATCTATCTGATCTGCGGGGCATTGGCGCTGCTGGTCGGGCGTCTGGTTCATCTGCGGGCCAAGGAAGCGCCTTTCTGGCAGCGATATGCTCAGGAACGGCAGATCAGCACCATTCCCATGCCTGCCCGACGGGGTTTCGTTTTCGACCGGCGATTTCGCGTGCTGGCCGGAAGCCAGGAGCTTCCAACGGTCTTTGCCGATCCACGACCCATGGAGGACAGAGGGGAGGCGGCTCAAGCCCTCAGCGGTATCCTGAACATGCCGGCCCGTGAGATTCGGGCACTTCTGGACGAGCCCACTGCACCCGGCTACGTCGTTCTCAAGCGGTCGGTGGATGCCAGGGTGGTGGAGGAGATCAAAAAAGCCAAGATCGTCGGCATCGGCGTCCACAATGAGCCTTTTCGCACCTACCCCATGGGTTCGCTGGCTTCTCACGTCGTCGGCTTTGTCGGAAAGGACGGCAATGGGCTGGAGGGCGTCGAGAAGTATTTTGAGGCCTATCTCCACGCGACGCCCGGCAAGCGGGACGTCTACCGCGACGTGCGACGGCGGGCGGTGCTTCCCGTGCCTGATTCTTCCGTTGCCCCGCGGGACGGTGACAACGTCGTGCTCTCCATCGACGTCGCTATTCAGGAAATGGTTGAGAAGGCGGTTGCGGAGCAGGTCGCACGTTTTCAGGCCGAGTGCGGCCTGGGCGTGGTCATGGATCCAAAGACCGGCGAGGTGCTCGCTATGACCAACCAGCCGACCTATGCGCCTTCCGAAGGTTCGGAGGTCCCGCCGGAACGGCGAAGAAACCGCGTACTCACCGATCCGGTGGAGCCGGGTAGTATCTTCAAGCCCTTCGTGATGGTGACCGCTCTGGCCGAAGGCGTGACGACGCCAACCGAGTCCATCTTCTGTGAAAACGGCTTGTATGCCGTCGGGGCTCGCCGCTTGCACGACCATCATCCTTACGGCTTTCTGACCACGGCAGAGGTTCTGGCCAAGTCCAGCAACATCGGCATGGCGAAACTGGGGGAACGTCTGGGCAACCAAAGGATGTACGAGGCGCTCTATGCGCTGGGCTTCGGCCACCCGACGGGTATCGACCTGCCGGGTGAGGACCCCGGCCTGCTCATGCCCTTGCGGAAATGGGACAAGTTCACGACGACCTCGGTTCCCATGGGGCAGGAAATCGCGGTGACACCCATGCAGATCTTGACGGCATTCTGCGCCTTGGTCAACGGAGGCCGTCTGATTCAGCCGCGCGTGGTTCTGGCTGTGATCGACCGCGACGGAAAGCTGGTGCGGGACAACAGCCGTGTAATCGACAAGGGTCAGAGAATCAACCCGACGGCCGCCGAGACCATACGCAAGCTGTTGATCGGAGTCGTCACCGAGGGGACCGGGAAACCGGCCAATATCCCCAAATGGCAGTTGCTGGGTAAGACCGGGACGGCACAGATACCGAAAATCGGAGGCGGCCATTACGAACCGGATGCCTATCTCGGTTCCTTCGTCGCGGCGGCCCCGGCCAGCGACCCAAGGGTTGCGGTCCTGGTCATGATCCGCAAGCCCAAGAGGAGCATAGGCTACTACGGCGCGACGGTGGCGTTGCCGGCGGTCAAGACGATCATGGAGGGTGTTTTGCCCTATTTAAACGTCCCGCCTGACAAGGAGGAGCCCCAGAAACACGCTAATCTGGCGAGGGATTCCCAAACGAAATACAATTGATTTGTGATGTCAGGCGTTTGTCCGGACTCGTGAAGCGCGTTGTCCGGGGTACAGACCACGGCCGCCTCATACAGCGGGCAAGGGATAAGACGATTTGCGCGGTACGGTCAGAGCCCATTCCCGTCGGTGCCAAGGTTTATTTGGCCCTGGTTTCGCGATCGCCGGCGGTTGCCCCCGGTTCGCATGCCTGCCGCGCGGGTCACGTTCGGCGAGTAAGGGATCCGTCCTTTGCACGGAGGCTGTCCGTCAACTGGAATAGAACCTTACGGCCAGACATCTGTGCGGCTTGCGCGCATGTTTCTGGATCGCAGAGCGCTTGGGTTGCGGCCTGCAAAAAGGCGGTCCGCCTTAGGACATACTGGAACGAGGAACTGACGGAAGAAGATGCCCAATCATGGATTGAGATGGAGCCAACTGATCGGTGAGACCGGCCTGATCGAAAGATGGGACGGTCCATGCGACCCTGTGGTCACGTCGGTCCTGGAAGACTCCCGACAGGTGACGCCTGGAGCCTGTTTTGTCGCGGCCACCGGCCTGCGCGCCGATGGTCACGCGTTTGTGGAGGCGGCGGTCGAAAAGGGCGCCGTGGCGGTGGTCAGCGAGAGACCAGTCGCTTTACCGCCTGGGGTGGCGGGTCTGGTGGTAGGCAGCAGCCGCGGAGTGGCCGGCCGCCTGGCTGCGACGCTCTATGGTTTGGACAAGGCTCAACGGGACGGCCGGCTCCGGGTCATTGGGATCACCGGCACCAACGGTAAGAGCACTTTCTGTTTCATGATGCGGTCCATTCTTCAGGTGGCTCAATGCCCGACCGCGCTATTGGGTACCATCGAATACGATTTGCTGGCTCGCAAGGTGACGGCCTCGATGACCACCCCGCCGGCAACGGCAATCATGAGTTACCTGGCGGAGGCTTTTGAGGCCGGTGCGACCCATGCGGTCATGGAAGCGTCAAGCCACGCGTTGGACCAGGATCGGTGTGCGGGGATTCGGTTTTCCGTCGGGGCGTTCAGCAACCTGACCGGTGACCACTTGGATTACCACAGGGATATGGAGTCATACCTGCGGGCCAAGAAGAAACTGTTTGACGGTTTGGATTCCAGCGCGGCTGCGGTGGTCAACATGGATGATCCTCACGGCGACGCCGTCGCAGCGGATTGCCGCGGGCGCGTGATCCGTTACGGTGTGCAGTTGAACGCCAGTCGCCCTGACGGCCGGGTGCCGGATGTTTGTGCCATCATCAAAGAGATCAGTGCCTCGGGGACAAGGTTTGTTCTCGTACTCCGCGGGACGGTCACCGCCTCGGGACGCGAGGAATCCTGCGAATTGTGCTCACCGCTGATCGGCAATCACAATGTTCAGAACAGCCTCGCGGCGGCGGGTTCGGCGATCGCGCTGGGGGTGCCGCTGGTGACCGTGGTCGCCGGGCTGGAGGCGGCCAAGTGCATCCCGGGTCGGTTGCAGCGCGTGGAAACGCCCGCCGGAAGGGCTCGCGGAGACCGGGGTTTCACCGTGTTGGTCGACTACGCCCATACCGATGATGCCCTGAAGAACGTGCTATCAGCCCTCAAGCCTCTGGTGCAGCGCAGTGGTGGCAGGCTGATCGTGATGTTTGGATGCGGGGGCGACCGCGACCGCACGAAGCGCCCGAGAATGGCACGAGTGGCTGCCGAGTGGGCAGACCGCATCGTGGTGACCAGCGACAATCCGCGGACCGAGGAACCGATGAGCATCATTGAGGAAATCATGACGGGTTTCGATCCGTCCGACGTTTCCCGAGTTTGCGTGGAAGCCGATCGACGGAAGGCTATCGAAGCGGCGATTGGCTTCGCGGACAGGGGGGATATTGTTCTGCTGGCCGGCAAGGGACACGAGACTTACCAGGAAATCGGCCGGGAGCGTTTTCCTTTCGATGACTCGGCCGTTGCGGCAGAAGTCCTGTCGGGGTTGAGGTGAACAGCCGATGAACACCGGGAGGGTGGAAACGATCAATCGGGGGCTGGGGGCGAGAGCGATCCGAACCCAGAGAAGGGCATCAGGGCATGAGACCTTTGACGTTTGCCGAGGGGATTGAAGCACTGGAAGGAACCTGCGATCGGCCGGTATCAGCCGGTAGCTTCTCGCGCGTCTGCATCGACTCGCGGGAGGTCCAACCCGGCGATCTTTTCATCGCGATTCCCGGAGAACGCTTCGACGGGCATGATTTCGTGGAGCAGGCGATAGCCGGCGGGGCGACGGCGGCGGTCGTTCGGAACGATTTCAAGCTCCCCTCTTCACGAGTGGGCCCCAGCCGGGTGACCGACCCGAAGCCGGAAGCTCTCCTGATCCGCGTGGACGATACGGTAAAGGCCCTTGGGCGCCTGGGCCGTTATTATCGCCGCTCGGTGGTCGGCGGATCGCTGAACGTGATCGCAGTCACCGGCAGCAACGGCAAGACCACGACCAAGACGATGATCGCCCATGTGCTTTCCGGACGCTGGCAGGGCCGGGCCTCCGTCAAGAGCTTTAACAATTCCATCGGAGTCCCGCTGACGCTGCTGTCGGTTGAGCCGTCCGATGCCTTCGTCGTCTGTGAGGTCGGGACGAATGCACCGGGCGAGATCGCCGCGTTGGCCAAGCTGGTCGAGCCCGAAATCGCCGTCGTCACAGGTGTTTCGGAGGCCCACCTCGAAGGCTTGGGAAGTCTCGGTCAAATCGCAGAGGAGAAGCTTTCGTTGCTGCACTACCTGCGGCCGGAAGGCTTGGCCGTCGTCAAT is a genomic window containing:
- a CDS encoding UDP-N-acetylmuramoyl-L-alanyl-D-glutamate--2,6-diaminopimelate ligase; translation: MPNHGLRWSQLIGETGLIERWDGPCDPVVTSVLEDSRQVTPGACFVAATGLRADGHAFVEAAVEKGAVAVVSERPVALPPGVAGLVVGSSRGVAGRLAATLYGLDKAQRDGRLRVIGITGTNGKSTFCFMMRSILQVAQCPTALLGTIEYDLLARKVTASMTTPPATAIMSYLAEAFEAGATHAVMEASSHALDQDRCAGIRFSVGAFSNLTGDHLDYHRDMESYLRAKKKLFDGLDSSAAAVVNMDDPHGDAVAADCRGRVIRYGVQLNASRPDGRVPDVCAIIKEISASGTRFVLVLRGTVTASGREESCELCSPLIGNHNVQNSLAAAGSAIALGVPLVTVVAGLEAAKCIPGRLQRVETPAGRARGDRGFTVLVDYAHTDDALKNVLSALKPLVQRSGGRLIVMFGCGGDRDRTKRPRMARVAAEWADRIVVTSDNPRTEEPMSIIEEIMTGFDPSDVSRVCVEADRRKAIEAAIGFADRGDIVLLAGKGHETYQEIGRERFPFDDSAVAAEVLSGLR
- a CDS encoding LysM domain-containing protein; translated protein: MRSAWGNDAWDIAVCIVAGLHALAVPQRRSVSGLRPLPAPRNPLFKDGFFTFDTEVSMTRETKIGLLMGLGFIVVFAVLLLQTGNHPPSGDLQMMLSRHGNSAASRPETLARLPEPIIPRSTATSPAVSTGEHVAESLTRATEPWNRGLPNPAVFNAKPDYRELGPGSSELTEALMPQPRVGPDAPTVAPVRVAPTNDVTPLSRPDGPKPSPEPDPPKTPPEVQRSQTSPSLPVDRLPVTSELTVPATYVVQKGDNLMRIARKHYNSQSTEVVDFLLKSNRDRIRDRHVVQTGQTLLIPVLPVNLRNGSMDSDVTVGRSPVRPEDPGSSSPDSEGSTGLRLLHAERVVPPPEKLLDAYQRKGNAEVMAKARTVPDAVDKPKDARNTGDHDSLASATGNKAKSEQGNEPKASSGEKRSISSEKSDDRSYRWYTIRPRDTLALIASKELGGSANWEEIVKLNKNINPAKLKVGDRIRLPERKPTSDSSKRSST
- the rsmH gene encoding 16S rRNA (cytosine(1402)-N(4))-methyltransferase RsmH gives rise to the protein MNRDQIEHEPVLCGPLMAWTAPRPGEIVVDATVGHGGHACLLARAIGPAGRLIALDVDAYNLGRAKARLERAGLAGGGPHIDLIRDNFANLGDVLDRLGVDRVDVIVVDLGVSTDQLLGGGRGLTFAESEPLDMRLDDRLTITAADLINSLSERELADLIYSHSQERRSRRIARRICQARRDGPIRTTAELVRIVCSALGVSVHSRPGRLHPATRTFMALRMAVNRETENLTTLLKLAPTRLSPGGRIAVISFHSGEDRLVKRDFLARQRLGVYEVRTKKPIRPSDEEVNFNPRSRSAKLRVAVRTADVQNVA
- a CDS encoding penicillin-binding protein 2; protein product: MGSAAAQRMRVAQWIIYLICGALALLVGRLVHLRAKEAPFWQRYAQERQISTIPMPARRGFVFDRRFRVLAGSQELPTVFADPRPMEDRGEAAQALSGILNMPAREIRALLDEPTAPGYVVLKRSVDARVVEEIKKAKIVGIGVHNEPFRTYPMGSLASHVVGFVGKDGNGLEGVEKYFEAYLHATPGKRDVYRDVRRRAVLPVPDSSVAPRDGDNVVLSIDVAIQEMVEKAVAEQVARFQAECGLGVVMDPKTGEVLAMTNQPTYAPSEGSEVPPERRRNRVLTDPVEPGSIFKPFVMVTALAEGVTTPTESIFCENGLYAVGARRLHDHHPYGFLTTAEVLAKSSNIGMAKLGERLGNQRMYEALYALGFGHPTGIDLPGEDPGLLMPLRKWDKFTTTSVPMGQEIAVTPMQILTAFCALVNGGRLIQPRVVLAVIDRDGKLVRDNSRVIDKGQRINPTAAETIRKLLIGVVTEGTGKPANIPKWQLLGKTGTAQIPKIGGGHYEPDAYLGSFVAAAPASDPRVAVLVMIRKPKRSIGYYGATVALPAVKTIMEGVLPYLNVPPDKEEPQKHANLARDSQTKYN